From Phaeodactylum tricornutum CCAP 1055/1 chromosome 23, whole genome shotgun sequence, one genomic window encodes:
- a CDS encoding predicted protein: MRSTHSLVSRCKRTLSLSRECQLLLLAVAVAMPPSFFHDRNVFVVHAVNVKPTCIPNSLRVPEKVTHRSHKLIVAHRGASYHLPEHSIAAYRLALELGADWIEPDIIATRDRQLIAMHTVDLGVTTNVADIFPEDRRWFSPWANASSYWAFNFTYDEISRLRLRQRLPQARTTALDNMLVVPHLNDVLDMLVQWNEVDLAQILRQSTTTNTSSISEYNSSKTSKYPTALNLKQSGLYIELKDAAWIQAEADLDLVDLLYEHFREEQDRWDNILRCWNGIRFDQYIVPGLVIQSFDGDVLRAFHNRWSSVFNNTAGTSKAEPNYVLLASEGQCADEMFWLNVGDQYRSFIHGIGLEKSCLLDSRFFAEELSPVVRAEEFNLALHPWTSRPEISEVNIQFNSAFEETQYLFCKEGVHGIFSESVASAVLAARLGCNNNDGAWQPPPVPSPTANPKSDNLCYNDPSDSIFYVGVACFVVGGIVAALLFFAALRSFPSRRAGSGRRAIPTTEDTLYDLELT, from the coding sequence ATGAGGAGCACTCACTCATTGGTGTCGAGGTGCAAACGCACGCTTTCTTTAAGTCGAGAATGCCAGCTCTTGCTGCTAGCTGTTGCAGTAGCTATGCcgccttcctttttccatGACCGCAATGTCTTCGTGGTTCACGCAGTCAACGTGAAGCCAACTTGCATTCCAAATTCTTTGCGGGTTCCGGAAAAAGTCACGCACCGATCCCACAAGCTGATTGTGGCTCACCGTGGAGCCTCTTATCATCTTCCGGAGCATTCTATAGCAGCTTATCGTCTGGCGTTGGAACTCGGGGCCGATTGGATCGAACCTGATATTATCGCAACCCGGGATCGACAATTGATCGCCATGCATACGGTCGATTTGGGTGTCACGACGAACGTTGCAGACATTTTCCCCGAAGATCGCCGATGGTTCTCGCCGTGGGCCAATGCATCGTCCTACTGGGCCTTCAACTTTACCTACGATGAAATATCGCGTTTGAGACTACGGCAGCGCTTACCACAAGCGCGGACGACCGCATTGGATAACATGCTTGTCGTTCCGCATCTGAACGATGTCCTAGACATGTTGGTACAGTGGAACGAGGTCGATCTAGCCCAAATCCTGAGACAAAGCACTACAACAAACACGAGTAGCATTAGCGAGtacaacagcagcaaaacgAGCAAATATCCGACTGCTTTGAATCTGAAACAATCAGGTTTGTACATTGAACTTAAAGATGCCGCGTGGATTCAAGCTGAGGCCGACTTGGATTTGGTAGACTTGCTCTATGAGCACTTTCGTGAGGAGCAGGATCGGTGGGACAACATTTTGAGGTGCTGGAACGGCATTCGTTTTGACCAATACATTGTTCCCGGCTTAGTTATTCAGTCCTTCGATGGTGACGTCCTTCGAGCCTTTCACAATCGCTGGTCGTCTGTATTCAATAATACAGCCGGTACCTCCAAGGCGGAACCAAACTATGTCTTACTGGCATCGGAAGGTCAGTGCGCCGACGAAATGTTCTGGTTGAACGTGGGAGATCAGTATCGCAGCTTTATCCACGGGATTGGTTTGGAAAAATCCTGCTTGTTAGACTCAAGGTTCTTCGCTGAAGAGCTTTCTCCAGTGGTGCGTGCAGAGGAATTTAACCTTGCCTTGCATCCGTGGACATCTCGGCCAGAAATTTCAGAAGTGAACATACAATTCAACTCCGCTTTTGAGGAAACACAGTACCTTTTCTGTAAGGAAGGCGTCCATGGGATCTTTTCTGAATCCGTGGCCTCCGCGGTACTGGCTGCCCGGTTGGGCTGTAACAACAATGATGGCGCGTGGCAGCCACCACCGGTGCCTTCACCAACAGCGAATCCCAAGTCCGACAATTTGTGCTACAATGACCCCAGCGACTCCATTTTTTACGTTGGGGTCGCATGCTTTGTAGTGGGTGGAATTGTGGCAGCGCTTTTGTTTTTCGCAGCATTGCGTAGCTTTCCGAGCCGTCGTGCTGGGAGTGGCAGGCGTGCAATTCCGACTACGGAAGACACGCTTTACGATCTGGAATTGACATGA
- a CDS encoding predicted protein has product MALMPLPTDEVQRLIAVGAPTAIQYSTYWGRTAQEQYGRVLESAIVSFLGVSFSYFMSFVVGGFVATIFGSLFLFWGILSPELKAYQRNWEFLGGRELVDPWGVRESGRDPEDAGLYGALFLGYIADVCVVEDATTYSYEYDLAEFADYNMNDDELEKYTGRPYLLRLLVADKSVNGQDRDDIGGGRELQVHARLSDEYLDVRRGMPVSGILLSTSPRFDRLAAITDLFVPDAGCWIGDYPYLNRAEVEDLLARDDEIWDLLQLESNLEIDSYDNQGTSRTETGIATENAGRDSGYNAGIKKRFDVDDTFESFNAGSSWKNTEDGSSTWTSR; this is encoded by the coding sequence ATGGCATTAATGCCTTTACCAACGGACGAAGTTCAGCGTCTGATAGCTGTCGGCGCCCCAACCGCGATCCAATACTCAACCTATTGGGGTCGGACAGCCCAAGAACAATACGGCCGTGTGTTAGAATCCGCGATAGTCAGCTTTCTTGGTGTTAGCTTCTCATACTTTATGAGCTTTGTTGTGGGTGGCTTCGTTGCAACTATCTTTGGCAGTTTGTTTCTTTTCTGGGGGATTCTGTCTCCTGAACTCAAAGCCTATCAGCGCAACTGGGAATTTCTTGGTGGACGCGAGCTGGTAGATCCTTGGGGTGTCCGAGAGTCTGGTCGCGATCCAGAAGATGCCGGTTTGTACGGAGCTCTCTTTCTGGGGTACATTGCGGATGTTTGTGTCGTTGAAGACGCCACTACCTACTCATACGAGTACGACTTGGCCGAATTCGCGGATTATAATATGAACGATGACGAGCTAGAGAAGTATACCGGTCGACCGTATCTACTCCGATTATTGGTGGCAGACAAAAGTGTCAACGGGCAAGACCGAGATGATATTGGAGGGGGGCGGGAGCTTCAAGTGCACGCTCGATTGTCGGACGAATACTTGGACGTTCGACGAGGAATGCCTGTGTCAGGCATTCTTTTAAGCACGTCCCCCCGCTTTGATCGGTTGGCGGCCATTACTGATCTGTTTGTCCCAGATGCTGGATGCTGGATTGGAGACTACCCATACCTGAATCGAGCGGAAGTTGAAGACTTGCTAGCTAGAGATGACGAAATTTGGGATCTTTTGCAACTTGAATCCAATCTGGAAATAGATTCCTATGACAATCAAGGAACAAGCAGAACCGAAACGGGCATAGCGACAGAGAATGCTGGGCGAGATTCGGGCTATAATGCTGGTATAAAAAAGCGTTTCGATGTGGATGATACGTTTGAATCCTTCAATGCAGGTTCGTCGTGGAAGAACACGGAAGATGGTTCAAGCACTTGGACGAGTCGGTAG
- a CDS encoding predicted protein: MGLLWYPTVARCSEQVGSSHNEHEVHNASIDAEGYAVRAIGDPPKAGRVESFEEKAWRKFRNQPLVPIGCIATVYFLMSGLKSFQKQDPVNSQRMMKFRVMGQFATLVCFIGYAGLENFDWRLAPLYQDIKKVETSYNEEEKKEHQEGLVGEKK, from the exons ATGGGCTTGCTTTGGTACCCCACCGTCGCTCGTTGCAGCGAACAAGTTGGTAGCTCTCACAACGAGCACGAGGTGCACAACGCTTCCATAGATGCCGAAGGATATGCAGTACGCGCAATTGGCGATCCTCCGAAAGCTGGTAGGGTGGAatcttttgaagaaaaagcgtGGCGGAAG TTTCGTAACCAACCGCTGGTTCCGATCGGGTGTATAGCGACAGTATATTTCCTTATGAGCGGCCTCAAATCATTTCAGAAACAAGATCCGGTAAATTCGCAGCGTATGATGAAGTTTCGCGTCATGGGACAATTTGCAACGCTTGTATGCTTTATTGGTTACGCGGGATTGGAAAATTTTGATTGGCGACTAGCGCCTCTGTACCAAGATATCAAGAAAGTTGAAACATCATACAATGAAGAGGAGAAGAAAGAGCACCAGGAGGGTTTAGTTGGAGAGAAAAAGTAG
- a CDS encoding predicted protein: protein MAKRKIGSGRACQALAAAFLVSTPAAAAFATASLCITASPCRFTSTRSLSSYPTDEGAAESQANDKLSRLKDMLQQTSSEDYHGVRENSPIANGDLKVSSAMGEDLVDSMPELSSQGLYQIFSQKQHNALLEANPDKLIVVKFKASYCRACAALDPKFLMVRNDEKLAHLPIVWAEFTATLDTKGFFRRLGVLSLPTVQFYDGDAGLVENFPCGPANFPKLQQKLAQFLNRRVDPDSFQLKPRNPEDGTPTIPRRSRDIRIGDELIMQEHVDFLRNDLSFFQALTDDEFVTMISKARLETFLPGDVIIRQGLPGKTFYVLKSGAVEMYIRSKFDDPISTPAWYLGAVVNQLGKFDYFGERALSTGEPYRASVRVLEKCRCFAFSVEDIPDSSILSLKRRATRSMIAKLTERYELPEDYYKPTYVSQEKQKDENILELLVRFKQIRQAAKCLEYVLKAEPLFGDEGEIVRRSLLASKLTPSQRQDFIDVFNIADNKGSGKISILELRRFMQGARKKSTNDELLEMIHKANPSITDKTLERGISLDEFLGVMAEAEFYYLFTDIFQDLDPTGTGYVRAGDLDEVLDGVRDLISNDRKSLIDVEDQEMQVDYEQFAKMLLGAAL from the coding sequence ATGGCGAAGCGAAAGATTGGCAGCGGTCGGGCATGTCAAGCATTAGCGGCTGCCTTTCTGGTGAGCACTCCCGCGGCTGCGGCTTTTGCTACGGCGTCTCTCTGCATTACGGCATCACCGTGTAGGTTTACTTCTACACGAAGTCTCTCCAGCTATCCTACAGATGAGGGTGCTGCGGAATCTCAGGCGAATGACAAACTCTCCAGACTCAAAGACATGCTGCAGCAGACATCGTCGGAGGATTACCATGGAGTAAGGGAAAATTCCCCGATTGCGAATGGGGACTTAAAAGTATCGTCAGCCATGGGCGAGGATCTAGTCGACAGCATGCCAGAGCTCTCGTCGCAGGGCCTCTACCAAATCTTTAGCCAAAAGCAGCATAACGCTTTGCTGGAAGCAAATCCAGACAAGCTTATTGTCGTCAAATTTAAAGCTTCCTACTGCCGGGCTTGTGCAGCGTTGGATCCGAAATTTCTTATGGTCCGGAACGATGAGAAGTTGGCTCATTTGCCTATCGTTTGGGCCGAGTTCACCGCGACTTTGGACACCAAAGGCTTTTTTCGCCGACTAGGTGTCCTTTCATTACCAACTGTACAATTCTACGACGGTGATGCTGGCCTCGTTGAGAATTTTCCATGCGGTCCGGCGAACTTTCCCAAACTTCAACAAAAACTAGCTCAATTCCTCAATCGCCGAGTGGACCCAGACTCGTTTCAGCTGAAACCGCGAAATCCAGAAGATGGAACGCCCACTATTCCGCGCAGAAGTCGTGATATCCGAATAGGAGATGAACTTATAATGCAGGAGCACGTTGACTTTCTACGCAATGATCTTTCCTTTTTTCAAGCCCTCACGGACGATGAGTTCGTGACAATGATTTCTAAAGCGCGCCTGGAAACTTTCTTACCCGGCGATGTTATAATTCGCCAAGGATTACCCGGCAAAACCTTTTATGTACTCAAATCTGGGGCAGTAGAGATGTACATCCGCAGCAAGTTTGATGATCCCATCTCAACTCCGGCTTGGTATTTGGGTGCTGTGGTCAACCAACTGGGCAAGTTTGACTACTTTGGGGAGCGCGCGCTTTCTACTGGAGAGCCCTACCGTGCTAGTGTCCGTGTATTGGAAAAATGTCGTTGTTTTGCGTTCAGCGTAGAAGACATTCCTGACAGCTCCATTCTGAGTCTGAAACGTCGGGCTACTCGATCCATGATTGCTAAACTAACGGAACGCTACGAACTCCCGGAAGACTATTATAAGCCAACATATGTTTCGcaggaaaagcaaaaggacGAGAACATTTTGGAACTTCTCGTGCGCTTTAAACAGATTCGCCAGGCGGCCAAGTGTTTAGAATACGTCTTGAAAGCCGAGCCACTTTTCGGAGACGAAGGCGAGATTGTCCGTCGCAGTCTTCTTGCTTCCAAGTTGACCCCCTCACAACGACAGGATTTTATCGATGTGTTTAACATTGCAGATAACAAAGGGTCTGGTAAAATTAGTATTCTCGAACTCCGACGATTCATGCAAGGGGCCCGTAAGAAGTCGACAAACGATGAACTCCTCGAAATGATTCACAAGGCGAACCCTAGTATCACCGATAAAACTCTTGAACGTGGCATTTCTTTGGACGAGTTTCTTGGAGTCATGGCGGAAGCCGAATTCTACTATCTCTTCACAGACATTTTTCAAGATTTGGATCCCACGGGTACCGGCTACGTCCGTGCGggtgatttggatgaagtcTTAGATGGTGTTCGAGATTTGATCAGCAACGATCGAAAGAGTTTGATCGACGTCGAAGATCAAGAAATGCAGGTTGACTACGAACAATTTGCTAAGATGCTACTAGGGGCCGCCTTGTAA
- a CDS encoding predicted protein: MKLQLASLALWASSALAFAPNSLPSRNNRAVGYVPSSISSLHAAALEPPPLSPLTQWGDRIENIRALQAELKARELPPFAPELSAVKDCGLAREDTEGQLAYVRDNAMRIKTMMQEHGAVVFRDFDLMKTQEGFQAFYAAIGMKACLDPLHSVSARPTVDGQKNSPVYEAVNKESRKNFFIGMHNEFVGTRAPRAAAFVCFKAAETGGEFLVADGRRMFRDLDADLIEELYNREIRYSVMELPFFGWIDNLPSFVQQPAMNVVRGAVSAAINAKVDFDVELLWGEGGYDGTRMLQARAPSQPPIVKHPVTGDPTWFCNVHSHSSKLRHQRESIYGAERFEDGASQINKSDMFFGDDGELSEAQLKQLDEVTVKNTRYVKMTEGDVVLLDNYKTMHGRNVFDGTRKHGVAWFEGWEGEADMKQQFQAEGASQKVVA, from the exons ATGAAACTTCAGCTCGCTTCTCTTGCTCTGTGGGCGTCATCTGCTCTCGCGTTTGCGCCTAACTCTCTACCTTCTCGGAACAATCGTGCGGTAGGGTATGTTCCTTCCTCGATCTCCTCGCTGCACGCTGCGGCGTTGGAACCTCCACCGCTGTCCCCGCTCACACAATGGGGCGATCGGATCGAGAACATTCGGGCGCTGCAGGCCGAGCTCAAAGCCCGCGAGTTGCCTCCCTTTGCCCCGGAGCTCTCCGCCGTCAAAGACTGTGGTCTTGCTCGTGAGGACACCGAAGGACAACTCGCCTACGTCCGCGACAACGCCATGCGCATCAAAACTATGATGCAGGAACACGGCGCCGTCGTCTTTCGAGATTTCGATCTCATGAAGACTCAAGAAGGATTCCAAGCCTTTTACGCAGCCATAGGAATGAAAGCCTGTTTGGATCCCTTGCATTCCGTATCGGCACGGCCAACGGTGGATGGACAAAAGAATTCTCCCGTCTACGAAGCCGTCAACAAGGAATCGCGCAAGAATTTTTTTATTG GCATGCACAATGAATTCGTCGGAACGCGCGCTCCGCGTGCTGCAGCCTTTGTCTGCTTCAAGGCCGCCGAAACCGGCGGGGAATTCCTTGTTGCCGATGGCCGTCGCATGTTTCGTGATCTCGATGCCGATCTCATCGAAGAGCTCTACAACCGAGAAATCCGTTACTCGGTCATGGAATTGCCATTTTTTGGATGGATCGATAACTTGCCCTCGTTCGTTCAGCAACCCGCCATGAATGTCGTTCGCGGGGCAGTTTCGGCGGCGATCAACGCCAAGGTAGATTTTGACGTGGAATTACTCTGGGGCGAAGGTGGATACGACGGTACCCGCATGTTACAAGCTCGAGCACCATCGCAGCCGCCGATTGTCAAGCACCCCGTCACTGGAGATCCGACCTGGTTTTGCAACGTGCATTCTCACAGTTCGAAACTGCGTCATCAGCGCGAATCAAT CTATGGTGCGGAACGTTTCGAGGACGGTGCTTCCCAAATCAACAAGTCCGACATGTTTTTTGGTGACGATGGCGAGCTGTCGGAGGCACAGTTGAAGCAACTGGATGAAGTCACGGTGAAAAATACCCGCTACGTCAAGATGACGGAAGGAGATGTCGTGCTTTTGGACAATTATAAAACTATGCACGGGCGCAACGTCTTTGACGGAACCCGCAAACACGGCGTGGCCTGGTTCGAGGGATGGGAAGGTGAAGCTGATATGAAACAACAATTTCAAGCCGAAGGAGCTTCTCAAAAAGTGGTTGCGTAA
- a CDS encoding predicted protein, with product MRNPFRRNNPAASNANPRPMQHEASNPFEVLQRGARQAASSLIDSLGATHQMVEEQFEAATQAAMHASMQAPASSQGPPAASAQVLHHLPQIRITRQDLVEPTNRECCVCFDLHRLNDKVLRLPCAHVFHPQCITKWLQSHCTCPVCRYELPTDDPDYERGRIERMRNRKPRFARHELDRMTVSELKALLAKSKNCRQRPVDKHDLISLLISSNAIDVVETPEPVTYRLSALKDMSVGALRRCMNDEAGVFYDPNEVVEKADMIQIFLNSGRLLLNPEDNATSEINEDDFVWKDLSPINSDEDEEDKYPSSAVASILVETVVDETDVSIYDRRVNKMLLMEENSSFDESSCTPAMEDVERLLEFKDETSGSATADEQFTGIDAVEVALTDAPMDMGADSQNVKRRKRVRSLGGNEYTRQVAKEKNSAKASLDSIDEGNVTEGSTALRLPVDDNEESMDFHGEENISSCFDDLSVSELRARGREISVDLSDCIERAEIVQRLSSIESDGQRAGRLMNWEKWRVSDLRAVAALTGVDLSECLNRQSMVEKMQHAGVERPHLGRFLHSLAPLARLTSLQLLAVARDWQVDVSDCLEKGDILRRLVESGPGIRFE from the coding sequence ATGCGGAATCCGTTTCGACGCAATAACCCTGCGGCGTCGAACGCGAATCCCCGTCCGATGCAACACGAAGCTTCGAACCCGTTTGAGGTGCTACAACGCGGTGCCCGACAAGCTGCTAGCTCCCTTATCGATAGTTTAGGGGCTACGCATCAGATGGTCGAAGAGCAATTTGAAGCCGCAACGCAAGCCGCGATGCATGCTTCCATGCAAGCCCCTGCTTCTTCTCAAGGACCGCCCGCTGCCTCGGCACAGGTCCTGCACCACCTTCCGCAGATTCGTATCACTCGTCAAGATTTGGTCGAACCTACCAATCGCGAATGTTGCGTCTGcttcgatcttcatcgttTGAACGACAAGGTTTTGCGGCTGCCCTGTGCTCATGTTTTTCATCCACAATGCATCACCAAGTGGCTACAATCTCACTGCACCTGTCCGGTTTGCCGATACGAGCTACCAACGGATGATCCCGACTACGAACGGGGCCGGATTGAGCGGATGCGGAACCGGAAACCGAGATTTGCGAGGCATGAACTGGATCGGATGACAGTCTCTGAGTTGAAAGCGCTTTTGgcgaaatcgaaaaattgCCGCCAACGGCCGGTGGACAAGCATGATTTAATATCTCTCCTTATTTCGTCGAACGCTATTGATGTCGTGGAAACTCCGGAACCGGTTACTTACCGGCTCTCTGCCTTAAAAGATATGAGTGTGGGAGCATTGAGGCGGTGTATGAACGACGAAGCTGGGGTCTTTTACGATCCGAACGAGGTGGTAGAAAAAGCAGATATGATCCAAATTTTTTTGAACAGTGGGCGCTTACTCTTAAACCCTGAAGATAATGCGACCAGTGAAatcaacgaagacgactttGTTTGGAAGGATCTGTCGCCGATCAACAGcgacgaggatgaagaagacaaatATCCGTCTTCCGCAGTTGCGTCTATCCTTGTGGAGACTGTAGTAGATGAAACTGATGTATCAATATATGATCGAAGAGTTAACAAAATGTTACTCATGGAAGAAAACTCGTCCTTTGACGAAAGTTCGTGCACTCCAGCCATGGAAGATGTGGAAAGATTACTAGAGTTCAAGGATGAGACATCGGGCTCAGCGACTGCCGACGAACAATTCACTGGAATAGATGCCGTTGAGGTCGCATTGACTGATGCACCTATGGACATGGGAGCTGATTCGCAGAATGTTAAACGGCGAAAACGTGTAAGAAGTTTAGGTGGGAACGAATATACCAGGCAGgtggcaaaagaaaaaaacTCCGCAAAAGCATCTCTGGACTCTATTGACGAAGGAAATGTCACGGAAGGATCCACGGCTCTCCGCCTACCAGTGGACGATAATGAGGAAAGTATGGATTTCCACGGAGAAGAAAATATCTCCTCTTGTTTCGACGACTTGAGCGTTTCCGAACTTCGAGCACGCGGGCGAGAAATATCGGTTGATCTTTCCGATTGTATCGAACGTGCGGAAATAGTCCAGCGCCTTTCGTCCATTGAAAGTGATGGACAACGTGCCGGCCGCCTCATGAATTGGGAAAAGTGGCGGGTTTCAGATCTCCGAGCGGTTGCCGCGTTGACCGGTGTGGACTTATCAGAGTGCCTTAATCGACAAAGTATGGTTGAAAAAATGCAACATGCAGGAGTTGAACGTCCTCATTTAGGACGATTCTTGCACTCACTGGCTCCATTAGCACGTCTTACCAGTCTACAATTACTGGCCGTAGCACGAGACTGGCAGGTTGACGTTTCCGACTGTCTCGAAAAAGGCGATATTTTGCGCCGATTGGTTGAATCGGGGCCAGGTATACGATTTGAATGA
- a CDS encoding predicted protein, with amino-acid sequence MSVDVNAVKERLNGLVTLLKAVGVDDLNTGDVQRVSKGLRKNGGLGLPDARQLNDEQIELIIRKLQMAQQEAPQIIAALEAHAEARSLNGSDSRPRPHQQQRQQYEDDEDDDDEIDEDANYPMVGSGCSDDVSIMSDLTTPTVVNDRHVPEEEHYRDTLPPMIVGGGGDRAPPMMIAPTKRKNLVNSVRPGMSRGARPGLLAPPSRGAAAARQKRYQDTMHKLQQESPTPSTKRILKVKKDPTKKSSSSTRRPTSSSENTHSHKEFNARNEWESENAGRSSAPTRKSKPKKSSATTAIDDDGFLVGDSFDPFASSDNNPFASRTTSAGDLAFSTSRRDPFSSSSSANGFDAFGGASGSRKLKKKPERSIESSFSSSRSKEGNPRSSATGGATPRRRARRASLAM; translated from the coding sequence ATGTCGGTGGATGTCAATGCAGTCAAGGAACGCCTCAACGGACTAGTGACGCTGCTCAAAGCCGTCGGTGTGGACGATCTCAATACCGGAGATGTACAGCGGGTCAGCAAAGGACTTAGAAAAAACGGAGGCCTAGGGCTTCCCGATGCTCGTCAACTGAATGATGAACAGATTGAACTCATTATTAGAAAGTTGCAAATGGCGCAACAAGAAGCTCCGCAAATTATTGCGGCGTTGGAAGCCCATGCCGAAGCGCGTTCCTTGAACGGCAGTGATAGTCGGCCTCGGCCacaccagcaacagcgccaacagtacgaagacgacgaggatgacgatgatgaaatCGATGAAGACGCCAACTATCCCATGGTTGGGTCCGGCTGCTCGGATGATGTTTCCATAATGAGTGACCTGACGACTCCAACCGTAGTGAACGATAGACACGTCCCGGAGGAAGAGCACTACCGAGATACCCTACCACCCATGATTGTTGGTGGGGGTGGCGACCGAGCGCCTCCCATGATGATTGCACCTACCAAACGTAAGAATCTCGTCAATTCGGTGCGTCCAGGAATGTCACGGGGAGCGCGGCCAGGTCTACTGGCACCGCCATCCCGGGGGGCCGCGGCGGCCCGCCAAAAACGCTATCAAGACACAATGCACAAGTTACAGCAAGAATCCCCAACGCCATCGACGAAAAGGATTCTCAAGGTTAAAAAGGACCCCACCAAGAAAAGTTCGTCTTCCACACGACGTCCCACCAGCAGTTCCGAAAACACCCATTCTCACAAAGAGTTCAACGCCCGGAATGAATGGGAGTCCGAAAATGCCGGACGCAGCTCGGCTCCTACTCGTAAATCCAAGCCAAAAAAGTCTAGTGCGACTACCGCCATTGACGATGACGGTTTTCTAGTAGGGGATTCCTTTGATCCCTTTGCTAGTAGTGATAACAACCCGTTTGCTTCACGCACAACTTCCGCAGGCGACTTGGCATTTTCGACGTCCCGCCGGGATCCCTTCTCATCCTCTTCCTCTGCAAACGGCTTCGACGCGTTTGGGGGGGCATCTGGATCGCGCAAactgaaaaagaaaccagAGCGTAGCATTGAAAGTTCCTTCTCCTCCAGCCGGAGTAAGGAAGGCAACCCTCGGTCCAGCGCGACAGGCGGTGCGACACCGCGTCGTCGTGCACGACGGGCCAGTCTTGCCATGTAG
- a CDS encoding predicted protein encodes MIDSREKSHGLSFRAERLDVMNETECLAAAKLIAEAMCFDSAWAYIFGKGNTEALEWLIYRNLWVHKGETIVYRSTARKSKEAKNEIIGTCTISPPAKKMASTWEKIKLGLFKLPFLFGFDSLHRLMEVDSFFQKHSVYARNQQTANLPMYNLHMMAVRKELRGKGYGSKIIKDCLEHQCGDGLPGRNFSVALNTQTDRNVVFYQRLGFTILQSNIFCGGPAEGGFRSTIMEYKPS; translated from the coding sequence ATGATCGATAGCAGAGAAAAAAGTCATGGCCTGTCCTTTCGAGCTGAGCGTCTAGATGTCATGAACGAGACTGAGTGTCTGGCTGCTGCAAAATTAATAGCGGAAGCCATGTGCTTCGATTCGGCTTGGGCATACATTTTTGGTAAGGGAAACACTGAAGCTTTAGAATGGCTAATTTATCGCAATCTTTGGGTGCACAAAGGCGAGACTATTGTTTATCGGTCAACAGCACGCAAATCGAAGGAAGCGAAGAACGAAATCATCGGCACGTGTACCATATCGCCACCTGCCAAAAAAATGGCTTCAACATGGGAAAAGATAAAGCTAGGACTGTTCAAGCTCCCGTTCTTGTTTGGCTTTGATTCTTTGCATCGGTTGATGGAGGTAGAttcttttttccaaaaacatTCCGTATATGCCCGCAATCAGCAAACCGCAAATCTACCCATGTATAATCTTCACATGATGGCCGTGCGAAAAGAACTTCGAGGGAAAGGGTATGGATCAAAAATTATCAAGGACTGTCTGGAGCACCAATGCGGTGATGGCTTGCCGGGGAGGAACTTTAGCGTTGCCCTCAATACCCAGACTGATAGGAATGTCGTATTCTATCAGAGGCTGGGTTTTACCATCCTGCAATCCAACATCTTCTGTGGGGGCCCTGCAGAAGGAGGATTTCGATCAACAATTATGGAGTATAAGCCTTCCTAG